ATCCCTGCATAAAACTCTTTGGGCACCTGTTGCAGTGAGCCCAGGCGGATCCGGTGTTGCAGCCAGTCGCTACCGCTGGGGCTTTCATCCAGGGGTTCGGGGATGTTCCATTGCACCTTGCCGCTCAGGTGCAACAGTTCCCGACGTTGCAGCGCGGCTCTGGCATGGTCAACGTCGGCCAGCACCGTGCGTAGGCGCAGGCTGATGCGGTGAGGAGGTTCATCGCACAGGGCTTCGAAGGCTTCGTCCTGACTGCTTTGCTGCTCGGCGGCCAGCTCTGATGTCAGCAGCAGCAGCAACTGCCCGAGCTGGAAGGTCAGAGAGCCTCGGATCATGCTCGGTTCGCGCCTGGCAATCCCGTCCAGTGCAAGCAACAACTCCTGCTGGAGCATCCGTTCGCGTCCGTCACTGCCGCAGGTGCGGTCGATCAGTGCTGCGATCGACTGGCTGGAGACAGGACTGGTCAGCCGGGAGTCGCTGCTGTAGTTGCGGCCGATCACGACCTGTTTCTGGCGGCTCAGCAGGTCCGTGAGTGCGTCTTCCAGTTGAGGATGAACCAGACCCATGGCCCCGGCGCAGCGTCTGGCCACGTTCCAGTCCTCCTGGCTGAGGCCGCGGCGATAGATCTCCTGCAGCAGGGTGGACAGCTCAACTGGAGTTCCCTTGGGTCCGCTGAGGATGGCTTGCTGACCGAGTCGTTGCGTCAACAGCTCCAGGACTTCCGCTTGTTCCCTTAGAGAATGGCTGCTCCACAGCCTCTGGCGTAGCTCTTCCAGGGGAATGTCATCTAGTTCCTGCTCCTGGGCCGCTGTCAGGTCACTCAGGTCTGTGGAGGCCTGCAGCAGTTCAGCTGCCTGTTCTGCCTTGTGAGGCTCGTTCGTGTTCTCTCTCTCATCTGGCAGTGTTAACCACTGGGCTTTGCTGGCCAGGGTCTCAAGATCAGCGAAATCCACAGCAACGTCTTCGACGCTGCCGCTCTGCAGGCGTTGGGTGAGTTCCAGCAGAAGCGTTTGGTGTCTTTCCAGCAGAGCAGCTTGCACGGGGATCAGCAGCAGGGGTGCTCCCTGGCCCTGCCAATGCCGTTGGAGTAGATGCAGCTCGTTGACGATGCTTTCGATCAGCTGTCGTGGGTCATGGCTGAGAAAGAACGTGCCCTCCTCCAGTACTGCCGGCAGAAAAGCCAGTTGTTGTTCGCCTTGGCGATAGAGGCGAGCCGTCACCGCTGTTTCCGGTCGCAGTGGTGGGTGACCGCTGAGCCCCAGGGCGTCGTCGGCGCCAACGTTGCCTAACCGTTCTCGTAGGGCCTCAGATGGCAGCACTGGTAGGTCAGCGGCTTCTGGATCGCTGACCGGTAACCCGAGCTTCTGCAGTTGTCGCGCGACGGCATCAGTTGCAGGAACCAGCGACACCAACACTGTGTCGGCTCCCAGCGTGGCGGGTAGTCGCCGTCCGCAGGGGTCAAGATCCTCCGCCTTGATCAGTCCATCCAGCAGCATCTCTCCAATCCAGGCAAGGCTCTGGGTCCAGAGCAGCGGCACGTTCTCGTTGGCAATGCGGCGCTGACTACCGGGTGCCCGCCGTTCCAGCTCCAGCTGTTCGGCGGGCACGAGGTAGAGCTCTGGGAACAGTCGTTCTCCATCGCGTTCCACCTGTAGTGCCTGCAGACGTTCACGCCAGAGGTTGGCCTCGTCCCAGCGCTGCTCGAAGCAGGCGGTGACCAATTCGTAGGCGAGAAACAGTGGCCATTCCGATTCGATTCCTTCAAAGGTGGCCAGTTCTTCACGTTCGTAGTGCAGCCGGGTGATGTCTTCCACCACCGTTTGATGACCATCCCTGCGAAAGCGTTTGTAGCCGTAGGGACCTCCCAGTTCGCGCCTGATCCGTCTGTTGGTGCGCTCCACCAGCGCCCGGTCTTCCACCGCCCAGGCGGGGTAGCCGATCACCGAGAGGCAGGCGCTGTCGACCTCTTTGCTGGCTGATTCACGCGGCAGCAGCCCCGTCAGGGCTCGTCTCAGACGCACCACAGCACCGTGGGGAATCAGCACCTGCATGCTTCCGTCTCCGTGGGACGCGCAGAGGTCAACCCCGTCCAGTGCCTCCAGTGCGGCTTTGGCCATGCCGATCGAACTGGCATTCCGTTCCGGCAGGCCGTGATTGCCCTTGTCGCCCCGCTCCCAGATCCCGTAATCGGCAACGCGGTAGGCCCTGGCCACGTAGTACACCAGGTTCTGGATGAAGGATGCTTCGTGGTGGTTATGGATCACAGCCAGACCACTGGAGCTCAGCTGGGCCAGCTGCAGCAGGAACAGTGATGTGGCATCCAGCTGCAGATGCCCCCATCCATCATCAGGAACGACCGGGGATCCACTGGCACTGTCGTATTTCGCATGCAGAGCATCCAGTGGATCGAGGCTGCTTTTGAAGCGCTCCACTTTTGCGGCCTGACGCATCATGGCGTTCAGTAATCCGCGCATCAGGTCGATGACGCGCTGTTCGAGCTCCCAGCAACGTTGACAGCTGCCTTGTTGGCGCCGGTGGGCGATCGCCAGCCCCCAGACGCACTGAATCGAATAAATGCAGTCGCGAACCCAGGCATCACCGTAATTGCCATGCACGGTGTGGGCCGTACTGGCAGGCAGCAGCCCACTGATCGGGTTCTGTCGCTGCAGCACCACCCGTTCGATGGAGCGGTCGAGCTGTGTCAGTCGTTGCGCCCGCAGCTGATCCTCTTCACGGGTCGGGTTCGACAGAACCATGGTGGCTAACGCGACCGGATCTAGATTCTCTCGTGCAGCGGACACGCGGATGGAAGTACTGACAACGGGTCCGCGCGATCAACGTCGTTGCCACGTTCTCGATATTCCCGTTGATGCCTGCAGGGATGTCACCGCCGCAGCCATCGGCCTGCATGCGGAGGGTGGTGGTCAGATCGTCACGCTGAATGCAGAGATGACGATGCTTGCCCGCCGCAACATCGACCTGGGTGCTGTCATCCGCGCCGCGGATCTTGTGGTTCCTGATGGGGCAGGGGTGGTCTGGGCTCTCGCTCGCCAGGGCGTCAGGGTGAAACGCAGTCCAGGAATCGAGCTGGCCTGGTCGTTGCTCAATTACGCCGAAGCCCATGGGTGGCGCGTCGCACTGGTCGGAGCGTCGCCTGAAGTGATGGACAGGCTGTGTGACCGCCTTGCTCAACAGAGTCCTGAACTGCAGCTTGTCTTCGCAGAACACGGATATCAGGACGCCAGTGCCTGGCCGGAGCTTGAAACAAGGTTGCGGCGACTCAGCCCTGATCTGGTGCTTGTGGCACTAGGGGTGCCACTGCAGGAGATCTGGATTCAGAGAATGCGCGACCAGCTGCCCGGTCTTTGGATGGGCGTCGGCGGCAGCTTTGATGTCTGGTCAGGTTTGAAGCAACGTGCCCCAGGTTGGACCAGCCGTTTGCAACTGGAATGGCTTTACAGACTGTTGCAAGACCCAAGCCGCTGGAGGCGCTACCTCGCACTGCCTCACTTCGCCTGGTCGGTGCTGTGTCGCGGAAAGCGACAGCGCTGAACGCTTCAGCGGAAACCGACGGAGGCCTGCCAGACGAAGGCCAGCAACAGGAAAAACAGAGGAATGATCGGGAGGATGTCGACCAGCGGACCGAAAGCCTGATAGGCCTCTGGAAGTTGGGCCAGCAGATCAAGTGAGAAAGCAGCCATCCCGGCGGAAAACGGTCAGTGAGCGGACGCTACCACGTGTGATGAGCCGGGGAGTCCTCTTCCCAGGGAGCGAAATCCTCTGAAAAACAGCCGTCCTTGATCGCCTGCCCCATGGCGGTGGTGAAGCGGATCAGATGCGTGAGGTTGTGCAGGCTGAGCAGGGTTAGCCCCAGCAGCTCATCACTGCGGATCAGGTGGTGCAGATAGGAGCGGCTGTGTTGACGGCAGGCCTGGCAGGGGCAGCTTGGATCCAGCGGTGTGTGGTCGTGGCGGAAACGGGCGTTGCGCAGATTCCAGCGTTCCCCACCCACCAGGGCTGTGCCGTGCCGGCCAAGCCGTGTCGGCAAGACGCAGTCGAACAGATCGATCCCGTTGGCGACGGCAACGCTCATTTCCCTCAGAGTTCCGATCCCCATCAGATAGCGAGGGCGATCATTCGGCAGCAGGGGAGTGACCTGGCGCACGATCCGATGCATGTCGTCCACCGGCTCGCCCACGCTGACTCCGCCGATGGCAATTCCCGGCAGATCGAAGCCGGCAACCGTCCTGGCGCTGGCGTCACGCAGGTGTGGGAAACATCCTCCCTGCACAATGCCGAACAGGGCCTGATCGGACTTCTGATGGGCGCTTACGCAGCGCTCCAGCCAGGCATGGGTTCGACGACTGGCCTCCTCCACATCGTTCTCAGTTGCTGGATAAGGGGGGCATTGATCGAAGGCCATGGCCACGTCCGCCCCGAGTGCCATCTGGATCTCCATCGATCGCTCCGGGGTGAGCAGGATGCGGCTGCCGTTGCGTGGATTGCGGAAATCCACGCCGTGGTCATCGATGCGATTGAGATCGCCAAGACTGAAGACCTGAAATCCACCGGAATCGGTGAGCATCGGTCCGTTCCAGCCCATGAACCGATGCAGCCCACCCGCGGCCTCCACCACCGCTTCGCCCGGTTGCAGATGCAGGTGGTAGGTGTTTGACAGCACCATCTGGGCACCGGTGGTTGCCAGCTGGTCCGTGCTGACCCCCTTCACGGTGGCCAGGGTCCCCACCGGCATGAACCGCGGCGTATCGACGACTCCATGCGGGGTTGAGAAGGTTGCACAGCGCGCTTCCGTGCGCGAACAGTGAGCGCTGATCTTGAAGTCGAACACGCGCACCTCCGCCCGACCTCTGACCCTACGGTGAGTGAACTCCCTGATCTGCGCTGCTCTGCGGTCTGCCTCTCCCAATTGGTTGCGTGACCTGGCCGGTGCCTGGGTGTTTTATTCAGTGCTCCCTGGCTTGCCATGGCCCGTACCCCGTTTCGAGCGCATTGCCCGTTTTGCTCCCTTGATCGGAGCCGTGATCGGTGGGCTGATGGCAGCCCTCTGGCTGTTGCTCAGTGCTTTGAACTGGCCACCTGTGGCGATCGCTCCTGCGGTCTTGGCTCTTGGTCTCTGGCTCACAGGTGGGCTTCATCTGGACGGACTGATGGACACGGCCGACGGTTTGGCTGCCGGGAACAGTCGTTGTCTCGAGGCCATGGATGACAGCCGTGTCGGGGCCAGTGGGGTTCAGGCGGCGTTCATCGCGCTGCTGCTCCAGTTTTCAGCGCTGGTTCAGCTGGGTCGGTTCGCTCCTGCGGCCCTGGTGGTCTCCGCGATTTTCGCGAGGGTCTCGCCGCTTTGGGCCATGGGCCGCTTCCCTTACCTACGCCAGCAGGACACGGGGACTGCGGCGTTCCATCGCAGCAACTGGGGTGGTTGGCGTGAAGGCAACCCGACCCTGTTGCTGTTGCTTGCTACAGGCCTGCTGGTATGGGGGCTAGAGCCTCGGCTACTCATCGCGTGGGCCGGTGTTGCGTTGCTTGGGACCTGTGCAGCTCTTGGTCCTGCTGAGTGGCTGGGCCGGCGTCTGGGGGGACATACCGGCGACAGCTATGGCGCCACATTGATGATCTGCGAAACGCTCACGCTGCTGGGTTTTGCGTTGCTTGTTCCTGCTCTGTTGTCGGCAGCTTGAGCAGAAAGGCATTGCCCTGCGCAGGCAGATCTGCATCCAGCGTCTTCGGTTCGGTGTGAAGGTTCAGTGAGCCTCCGCGGTTTTCCGCCAGGCGACGGGCCAGCGAAAGACCCAGTCCAGAGCCTGGACGATCGGTGCTGTTGCTGCCACGTACTCCTTGCTGGAAAATGCGCTCATGCTCCGTGGCGGGAATGCTGGGGCCTGCGTCCCAGACGCAGATGGCATGGTTCAGGAGCTTCAGGCCCAGTGCGCAGCCGGGCGGGCTGTAGCGGAAGGCGTTTTCCAGAAGGTTGGCCACGATTTCAGCCATCACGGCATCGGCGGCCGGGCGAGCGGCTTGGGTCCAGGCAGTCCACTGGTCAGGGCCATGCCAGGGCCTGTTTTGCAGGGTTGCTGTGGCAGAAGCCCTCTGGATTAGAGGATTGAGCAGGTCAGCCACGGTCAGGTCAGGAGCATCCACGGGAACGGGTGGTAGCAGCAGAGGTGTGGAGGCATCCGCCTCCAACCTGAGCTCGCCCTGGCCGATCCGGTCCAGGGACTGGAGATAACGATTCAGTTGATCCTGTTCCTGAATCAGGCTTTCCACCAATGAGCGCTGCTGATCGTCTGGGCCGATGCGACGCAGCAGAAGCTGGGCGTAAGTGCGCAGTGCTGTTAAAGGGTTGCGCAGCTGGTGCACCACCAGGTTCAGTTGCTGGCGTTGCTCGTCCAGCTGGTGGTGAAGCTTTCGGCGATCTTGTTCCAGACCGAGAATGCAAGCGAGCGTTTCCGCGCAGATCTGGAGGCGAGGGTCATGGTCGACGGGCCGGCCTGGCAGCGGTTGCTGCTCGGCACGCAGCACGCCTAGAAGCATGTTCTCGTGGCGTAAGGGGTACCAGCGACGTTCCTGAGCCACGCTGCGCAGGCTGGGGTCTTCGGCAATGGCTGGTGGCAGTGCTGAGTCGAGAGGCCACTGAGCCACAAGCGTCAGAGTCGGAGTGGAGCCCTGTTCACGGTCGGTGACATAAAGGGCAAGACGCGCCATGGCCGTCTCGACCCCAAGAGACTGCAGCTGCTGCTGCGCCAGCTCTAGGAACCGATCGGACAGTTGCATCAGCCGAACTGCATCACGGAATACAGACGGTCGTGCGGTACAGCATCTGGACTGCTTGCCAAATTGGGAAAAAGTCTTAAGATCGGAGATGCGACCGACAGCACGGCCCCTGGGAGGCCTTGCTCCTTCGTTGCTTCAATTGAGGTTGCACTTTCCGTGCCACCAAGGTTACAGCAGAGGTTGATGATCCCCTGTTGACATCGACATTTGTCGTTGCGAGCAATGGAGTGTGTCTTATTGCGAGCCGGCCTTCACCGGATTTCCGCAGTCCGAACGCTGATGACCTGAATTCTCCCCTTGCGGATCGATCAGGACATTGCTCGTCCAACGGCTCAGCCCAATAGCTCCCTTCAGTCCACCTCTCAGCTCCCGTCTGCGGGAGGCAACCTTATGTCTAAGAAGCGCAAGCGGATTAGCCGCCGCCGTCTTGCCGGTCAGCGTGTTCTGGCCCACGTGGCCACGTTCCATCTTGAAACCGGTGAACACAAGCCCGTGACAGCGGCCCGCCGCTTCATCGCTGAAGGCTGTCTTGTTCCTCCAGCGTTATTGAATGTGCGTCGCAATGAGCACACCACCGACCGTTTTTTCTGGGGTGAAAAGGGCTTGTTCAGCGCACAGTATGCGGAGGAAAATCACTTTCTCTTCCCTTCGCTGCGCACGATCGTCGACCGCGTCGGCGAAGAAGTGATCTTTGAAGGCCTGGAACTGTCTTCCGACGACTGGGAAGAGATGGAAGAGTACGAATACGCCTTCGTTTAATCAGGCGAGATGTTGTCCTGGTTGGGTTATTTCAACCAGGACGCGATCGATTCAGCCATGGCTTCCTGAGCTTCCAGTGGAATGGTGTGTCCACCGGCGAAGGTTTTCAGGGTGCATTCATTGGATCCCGGCTTGAGGAGTGCAAGCAGCCGCTCTGCTGCCGCAGCCGGTACAACGTCGTCATTCTGGCCGTGTAGAAGCAGCACAGGTGGGCGGGTCGACGGTGGTTGCCATCCCGGATGGGGGTAGCCACTGCAGCTGATCACTCCTGCTAGTGGCAGGTTGCAACCCACGTGCAGGGCCATGGCACCTCCCTGGGAGAAACCGATCAGAACCGTTTGAGAGAGAGGAATCGTCTCCAAGTCGAGTTCTTCGATGCGATGGCGTAACTGTTGCGTTGCTGACGGCACGGCCTGCCAGTCAGACGGGAACAGGCCGTACCACTGGCGCCCCTGACCGCTTGGGTGAGCTTCGGGTGCCTGCAGTCCAATGCATTCCGCAGGAACTGTTGCTGCTGCCGCCAGCCCATCGCCAAGCGGTAGCAAATCCTCGGCATCTGCCCCCCAGCCATGCAGAAGCACCAGGCGAATGCGTCCCGGTTCCCGACCGGCATGAATCACTGAATCAGGCATCAACTGGTTGACCTGCTGCTGCGTAGGTTGGCCCAAGGTCTCATTCCTGTCCTGCTGCCATGGCTCCCACTGCGCTGCTGAGCGTGTCCGATAAGCGCGGACTGGTGCCTCTCGCTGAGGCTTTGCATCACCGCTACGGCTACCAGTTGCTCTCCAGCGGTGGGACAGCCAAGGTCCTGAAGGAGGCTGGTCTGCCTGTCACTCCTGTGGCGGATCACACCGGCGCGCCCGAGATTCTTGGCGGACGTGTGAAGACGCTGCATCCCCGCATTCATGGCGGCATCCTTGCCCGACGTGGCGATCCCAGCCATGAAGCCGATCTGATCGCTCAGGAGATCGCACCAATCGATGTTGTGGTCGTCAATCTGTATCCGTTCCGGGAGACGGTGGCTGATCCAGCGGTGAGCTGGGACACCGCCATCGAGAACATCGATATTGGTGGTCCCACGATGGTGCGGTCCGCTGCCAAGAATCACGCGCATGTCGCTGTGCTCACTGCCCCAGATCAGTACGACCGCTTTTTGGCAGCGCTGGATGCTTCAGGTGGGGCACTTTCTGATGCTATTCGTCGCCAGCTTGCTGTGGAGGCCTTTGCGCATACGGCGGCTTACGACGCTGCAATTACCCGTTGGATGCAGGTCAGGCCGGAGCTGAGTGACACAGACGATCCAACTGCGGCAGATCTCCCCTGGCTCGAAGCTTTGCCATTGCGTCAACGCCTGCGATACGGAGAAAACCCCCATCAACACGCCAGCTGGTACAGCTCCAAGTCGGGCTGGGGCGGAGCGATCCAATTGCAAGGCAAAGAACTCAGCACTAACAACCTCTTGGATCTGGAGGCTGCCTTGGCAACGGTCCGAGAATTTGGCTACGGCACCACGGGTCGTCACCCCGCTAGTCGCGCTGCAGCTGTTGTGGTGAAACACACCAACCCTTGCGGGGTGGCGATGGGTGATGGCACTGCTGCCGCACTTAGTCGGGCTTTAGATGCGGATCGGGTCAGCGCCTTTGGAGGCATCGTGGCCTTGAACGGTTGTGTTGATGCAACCGCTGCCCGTGAACTCACGGGTCTTTTCCTGGAATGTGTCGTTGCACCGGCGTTTTCGCCCGAAGCGAGGGAGATCCTCGCCGCCAAAGCCAATCTGCGCTTGCTTGAACTCTCCCCAGATTCGATTGATTCCGCCGGCCACGACCATGTGCGCAGCATTCTTGGTGGAGTCCTTGTGCAGGATCTTGATGATCAGCCGGTGAGTTCGGATGATTGGACCGTGGCAACTGAGCGAGTGCCCACCGCAAGGGAACGCGAAGATCTCTGTTTTGCCTGGCAATTAGTCCGCCACGTTCGTTCCAATGCGATCGTCGTCGCCAGCGAAGGTCAGAGCCTCGGAGTAGGAGCTGGCCAGATGAACAGGGTGGGTTCGGCGCAGATCGCCCTCCAAGCCGCGGGTGAGCGCAGCCGGGGTGCGGTGTTGGCCAGTGATGGCTTTTTCCCCTTCGACGACACGGTCCGCATGGCTGCAGAACATGGAATTACGGCTGTCATCCATCCAGGCGGCAGCAAGCGTGATGGGGATTCAATCCAGGCCTGCAATGAACTCGGCTTGTCGATGCTTCTGACTGGGCGTCGTCACTTCCTGCACTGATGACCTGAACCGTCGGGAAGTTGAGGGAGTCCACGACCTGAGGGCTGCAGTTTTAGCCTTCGACCAGTCGTGTGATTTTTGATGCCTCAGTCCCTGTCTTTTGGCCTCAACTTCGTGCATCCGCTGATGATGTGGCTGTTGCTCGCCGCAGGCGGCTACGCCATGTACTTGGGAATCAAGGCCAAGAAAGTGCGCACTGGGACTCCCGAGCAACGCAAGGCTCTCGTTAAAGGAAAATTCGCTCAGAGGCACTATCTCTGGGGCAGCGCTCTGATGGCCGTGATGGTTTTCGGAACGCTGAGTGGAATGGCGGTGACCTATCTGAACAACGGCAAGCTGTTTGTAGGTCC
This genomic window from Synechococcus sp. MIT S9220 contains:
- a CDS encoding glycoside hydrolase family 15 protein, whose translation is MVLSNPTREEDQLRAQRLTQLDRSIERVVLQRQNPISGLLPASTAHTVHGNYGDAWVRDCIYSIQCVWGLAIAHRRQQGSCQRCWELEQRVIDLMRGLLNAMMRQAAKVERFKSSLDPLDALHAKYDSASGSPVVPDDGWGHLQLDATSLFLLQLAQLSSSGLAVIHNHHEASFIQNLVYYVARAYRVADYGIWERGDKGNHGLPERNASSIGMAKAALEALDGVDLCASHGDGSMQVLIPHGAVVRLRRALTGLLPRESASKEVDSACLSVIGYPAWAVEDRALVERTNRRIRRELGGPYGYKRFRRDGHQTVVEDITRLHYEREELATFEGIESEWPLFLAYELVTACFEQRWDEANLWRERLQALQVERDGERLFPELYLVPAEQLELERRAPGSQRRIANENVPLLWTQSLAWIGEMLLDGLIKAEDLDPCGRRLPATLGADTVLVSLVPATDAVARQLQKLGLPVSDPEAADLPVLPSEALRERLGNVGADDALGLSGHPPLRPETAVTARLYRQGEQQLAFLPAVLEEGTFFLSHDPRQLIESIVNELHLLQRHWQGQGAPLLLIPVQAALLERHQTLLLELTQRLQSGSVEDVAVDFADLETLASKAQWLTLPDERENTNEPHKAEQAAELLQASTDLSDLTAAQEQELDDIPLEELRQRLWSSHSLREQAEVLELLTQRLGQQAILSGPKGTPVELSTLLQEIYRRGLSQEDWNVARRCAGAMGLVHPQLEDALTDLLSRQKQVVIGRNYSSDSRLTSPVSSQSIAALIDRTCGSDGRERMLQQELLLALDGIARREPSMIRGSLTFQLGQLLLLLTSELAAEQQSSQDEAFEALCDEPPHRISLRLRTVLADVDHARAALQRRELLHLSGKVQWNIPEPLDESPSGSDWLQHRIRLGSLQQVPKEFYAGIWSLLHHCRGLVIGDKLERRNRLTSALVREKTPGERNFAIQVEHLLSRIGAPEYRQLCTESLLSLMAFSTANPDMRFDDDIALDVVIGHAVRVGWRNRHPEQNTVDYSQHKAAAWDQFYRSSPAECRQWQIEALRELADQERLH
- a CDS encoding WecB/TagA/CpsF family glycosyltransferase; protein product: MEVLTTGPRDQRRCHVLDIPVDACRDVTAAAIGLHAEGGGQIVTLNAEMTMLARRNIDLGAVIRAADLVVPDGAGVVWALARQGVRVKRSPGIELAWSLLNYAEAHGWRVALVGASPEVMDRLCDRLAQQSPELQLVFAEHGYQDASAWPELETRLRRLSPDLVLVALGVPLQEIWIQRMRDQLPGLWMGVGGSFDVWSGLKQRAPGWTSRLQLEWLYRLLQDPSRWRRYLALPHFAWSVLCRGKRQR
- a CDS encoding photosystem II reaction center protein K; the protein is MAAFSLDLLAQLPEAYQAFGPLVDILPIIPLFFLLLAFVWQASVGFR
- the tgt gene encoding tRNA guanosine(34) transglycosylase Tgt, producing MFDFKISAHCSRTEARCATFSTPHGVVDTPRFMPVGTLATVKGVSTDQLATTGAQMVLSNTYHLHLQPGEAVVEAAGGLHRFMGWNGPMLTDSGGFQVFSLGDLNRIDDHGVDFRNPRNGSRILLTPERSMEIQMALGADVAMAFDQCPPYPATENDVEEASRRTHAWLERCVSAHQKSDQALFGIVQGGCFPHLRDASARTVAGFDLPGIAIGGVSVGEPVDDMHRIVRQVTPLLPNDRPRYLMGIGTLREMSVAVANGIDLFDCVLPTRLGRHGTALVGGERWNLRNARFRHDHTPLDPSCPCQACRQHSRSYLHHLIRSDELLGLTLLSLHNLTHLIRFTTAMGQAIKDGCFSEDFAPWEEDSPAHHTW
- a CDS encoding adenosylcobinamide-GDP ribazoletransferase, giving the protein MNSLICAALRSASPNWLRDLAGAWVFYSVLPGLPWPVPRFERIARFAPLIGAVIGGLMAALWLLLSALNWPPVAIAPAVLALGLWLTGGLHLDGLMDTADGLAAGNSRCLEAMDDSRVGASGVQAAFIALLLQFSALVQLGRFAPAALVVSAIFARVSPLWAMGRFPYLRQQDTGTAAFHRSNWGGWREGNPTLLLLLATGLLVWGLEPRLLIAWAGVALLGTCAALGPAEWLGRRLGGHTGDSYGATLMICETLTLLGFALLVPALLSAA
- a CDS encoding sensor histidine kinase KdpD, which gives rise to MQLSDRFLELAQQQLQSLGVETAMARLALYVTDREQGSTPTLTLVAQWPLDSALPPAIAEDPSLRSVAQERRWYPLRHENMLLGVLRAEQQPLPGRPVDHDPRLQICAETLACILGLEQDRRKLHHQLDEQRQQLNLVVHQLRNPLTALRTYAQLLLRRIGPDDQQRSLVESLIQEQDQLNRYLQSLDRIGQGELRLEADASTPLLLPPVPVDAPDLTVADLLNPLIQRASATATLQNRPWHGPDQWTAWTQAARPAADAVMAEIVANLLENAFRYSPPGCALGLKLLNHAICVWDAGPSIPATEHERIFQQGVRGSNSTDRPGSGLGLSLARRLAENRGGSLNLHTEPKTLDADLPAQGNAFLLKLPTTEQEQATQNPAA
- a CDS encoding DUF3155 domain-containing protein — translated: MSKKRKRISRRRLAGQRVLAHVATFHLETGEHKPVTAARRFIAEGCLVPPALLNVRRNEHTTDRFFWGEKGLFSAQYAEENHFLFPSLRTIVDRVGEEVIFEGLELSSDDWEEMEEYEYAFV
- a CDS encoding alpha/beta hydrolase, which gives rise to MGQPTQQQVNQLMPDSVIHAGREPGRIRLVLLHGWGADAEDLLPLGDGLAAAATVPAECIGLQAPEAHPSGQGRQWYGLFPSDWQAVPSATQQLRHRIEELDLETIPLSQTVLIGFSQGGAMALHVGCNLPLAGVISCSGYPHPGWQPPSTRPPVLLLHGQNDDVVPAAAAERLLALLKPGSNECTLKTFAGGHTIPLEAQEAMAESIASWLK
- the purH gene encoding bifunctional phosphoribosylaminoimidazolecarboxamide formyltransferase/IMP cyclohydrolase; amino-acid sequence: MAPTALLSVSDKRGLVPLAEALHHRYGYQLLSSGGTAKVLKEAGLPVTPVADHTGAPEILGGRVKTLHPRIHGGILARRGDPSHEADLIAQEIAPIDVVVVNLYPFRETVADPAVSWDTAIENIDIGGPTMVRSAAKNHAHVAVLTAPDQYDRFLAALDASGGALSDAIRRQLAVEAFAHTAAYDAAITRWMQVRPELSDTDDPTAADLPWLEALPLRQRLRYGENPHQHASWYSSKSGWGGAIQLQGKELSTNNLLDLEAALATVREFGYGTTGRHPASRAAAVVVKHTNPCGVAMGDGTAAALSRALDADRVSAFGGIVALNGCVDATAARELTGLFLECVVAPAFSPEAREILAAKANLRLLELSPDSIDSAGHDHVRSILGGVLVQDLDDQPVSSDDWTVATERVPTAREREDLCFAWQLVRHVRSNAIVVASEGQSLGVGAGQMNRVGSAQIALQAAGERSRGAVLASDGFFPFDDTVRMAAEHGITAVIHPGGSKRDGDSIQACNELGLSMLLTGRRHFLH
- a CDS encoding DUF4079 domain-containing protein is translated as MPQSLSFGLNFVHPLMMWLLLAAGGYAMYLGIKAKKVRTGTPEQRKALVKGKFAQRHYLWGSALMAVMVFGTLSGMAVTYLNNGKLFVGPHLLVGLVMTGMIAAASALSPLMQRGNLVARKAHVGLNMGMLTLFLWQAVSGMQIMNRIWTNR